The region TCCCACAATCTGTGGCGGACAGCCATTATAATTTGGGCAGTAATGTTGAGCCTCGCCTTCTTTTCTAATTAATTCACTATCGCATTCGGGGCAGGTTTCGGCATATTTGGTTTCCGGGGTTTCGGGATCTCTTTTGGTGAAATCAACCCCAACAATCTTCGGAATAATTTCTCCGCCTTTTTCTACAAAAACGGTATCACCTTCCCGCACATCAAGTTTTTCAATTTGATCGGCATTATGCAAAGACGCACGTTTTACGGTGGTTCCGGCTAACTGTACAGGATCAAGATTAGCCACAGGAGTTATTGCGCCGGTTCTCCCAACCTGGTAGGTTATTTTATTTAATTTGGTGCTTTCCTGTTCGGCCTTGAATTTATAAGCCATTGCCCAACGTGGGGATTTAGCGGTATATCCCAGTTCGTCCTGCTGGTCAAAACTATTTACTTTCACCACTACCCCATCAGTTTCATAAGGCAAATCGTGGCGGTGCTGATCCCAATAGTTTACGTAATCCAGAACTTCAGCAATACTATCTTTTAATTCAGCTTCAGGTGGAACTTTAAAACCCCAGTCCCTGGCTTTTTCCAGACCTTCAAATTGAGATTTCACCGGTAAATTATCGGCCATCAAACTATACAGCAGGCACTCTAAAGGCCTTTTGGCAACCTCAGCACTATCCTGAAGTTTTAAACTTCCGGAAGCGGTATTTCGAGGATTTGCATAAGGTTCTTCGCCGGCTTCAACCCTTTCAGCATTCATTTTCGCAAAACCTTCATATGGCAAAACAATTTCACCCCGAATATCAAATTTTTGCGGAAATTCCCCCTTCAACTTTAAAGGTACAGATCTTATGGTTTTTATATTATTGGTCACATTATCTCCCTGGAATCCGTCTCCACGAGTAACAGCACGTTTTAACTTTCCATCTTCATAAGTCAGGCTAATCGAAGCACCGTCATATTTTAACTCGCAAACATATTGCACCTTACCTCCAATAGATTTCTCAATGCGCTTTTCCCAATCTTCCAGCTCTTCTTTGGAATAGGAGTTGGAAAGCGAATACATTCTATAATCGTGAACTACAGTTTTAAAATTTTTGGTTATTGCACCACCTACACGACGCGTAGGAGAATTAGGATCATCCAATTCAGGATTTTTTTCTTCCAAATCCTGTAATTCTTTCAGCTTTATATCAAAATCATAATCGCTGATTTCGGGCTTATCTTCTATGTAATATAAATAATTATGCCTGTGTAATTCTTCGCGTAACTGCTTAATTTTTTCTTCGGTACTCATAAAAAATGGAACTGGTAAGTT is a window of Salegentibacter salegens DNA encoding:
- the ligA gene encoding NAD-dependent DNA ligase LigA translates to MSTEEKIKQLREELHRHNYLYYIEDKPEISDYDFDIKLKELQDLEEKNPELDDPNSPTRRVGGAITKNFKTVVHDYRMYSLSNSYSKEELEDWEKRIEKSIGGKVQYVCELKYDGASISLTYEDGKLKRAVTRGDGFQGDNVTNNIKTIRSVPLKLKGEFPQKFDIRGEIVLPYEGFAKMNAERVEAGEEPYANPRNTASGSLKLQDSAEVAKRPLECLLYSLMADNLPVKSQFEGLEKARDWGFKVPPEAELKDSIAEVLDYVNYWDQHRHDLPYETDGVVVKVNSFDQQDELGYTAKSPRWAMAYKFKAEQESTKLNKITYQVGRTGAITPVANLDPVQLAGTTVKRASLHNADQIEKLDVREGDTVFVEKGGEIIPKIVGVDFTKRDPETPETKYAETCPECDSELIRKEGEAQHYCPNYNGCPPQIVGRIQHFISRKAMDIEGLGGETVALLVNANLITNYADLYTLKKEEVLPLERMAEKSAENLINGIEKSKEIPFERVLFALGIRYVGETVAKKLAKHYKNIDALASASTEDLTAVDEIGERIAESVTDFFASEENREIVQRLKDYGLQLEIAAEELKNQSDILEGNTFVISGVFEKVSRNELKKMIEDNGGKVSGSISGKTNYLVAGENMGPSKLAKAEKVGTKIISEEEFLEMLS